Proteins from one Clostridium cellulovorans 743B genomic window:
- a CDS encoding DUF6512 family protein yields the protein MSYKTLSSPAKWILIGIPILFLVGSCLHFLYDFTGDNIIIGTIAPVNESVWEHLKMVLLPIILWWTVYYLVVGKINNIDINKWFTGALVALLTALITIPLLFYFYTRAFGVEFLIVDILLLFLALLFGQLIGLHFYKYYKGLNSIITIGTVILIIFLFILFTFYPPHLPLFKDSITGKYGIF from the coding sequence ATGAGTTACAAAACACTATCTTCACCAGCGAAATGGATTCTTATAGGAATTCCAATCCTTTTTTTAGTTGGTTCCTGTTTGCATTTTTTATATGACTTTACTGGTGATAATATAATAATTGGTACTATAGCACCAGTAAATGAAAGTGTTTGGGAACATTTAAAAATGGTTCTTTTACCTATAATCCTATGGTGGACAGTTTATTATCTTGTAGTTGGGAAAATAAATAATATTGATATAAATAAGTGGTTTACAGGTGCTTTAGTAGCATTACTTACGGCCTTAATAACAATCCCACTACTATTTTATTTTTATACTAGAGCTTTTGGAGTAGAATTCTTAATAGTTGATATTTTATTATTATTTTTAGCTCTATTATTTGGTCAACTAATAGGTCTTCATTTTTATAAGTATTACAAAGGTCTAAATTCAATTATAACAATAGGTACAGTTATATTGATAATTTTTCTTTTCATATTATTTACTTTCTACCCACCACACTTACCATTATTTAAAGATAGCATAACAGGTAAGTATGGTATATTTTAG
- a CDS encoding non-ribosomal peptide synthetase, with protein MMSIEQFISSLSAKNIRIWIDGEKLRCDAPKAELTPQLRSELVERKGEIIHFLKGLHQGEERVVTKVNRSQDLELSFAQERLWFLDQLVPGNVAYNNSVAWCLNGEIDSIALKKSLQSLVDRHETLRTTFELKENRPIQKIHTNVTLSFKEVDLSKENRMRQEELVNSMVINEARTPMNLKNGPLFRGMLIKLQPYEHILMLNPHHIISDGWSWSVLFKELEEMYLSEVEGKTAALEPLEIQYADFAMWQKEYLKGDVLEQHLSYWKDKLFGAPALLGLPCDFPRPKLQTYNGKRKYIQIPKAYTQQLKEISIEKNVSLYMILLTFANLLFYAYTGSEDLCIGTPVASRNQKECESIFGFFVNTLVLRNQIHQDMTFDELLIEVRETCLEAFEHQEIPFEKLVEELNVDRNTSYSPVVQTMFVLQDVKEADFKIKGIEVEPYVFDRKTSRFELEIYLWESGEQLEGYFEYNTDLFKETTIERMMANFLYIIDMIPNHRNEPIGQLMFISEREYKDVVYDFNETACSYDENETMHGLFSRQAVRCPEQIAIISDQEQMTYEALEQRSNQLAQLLIKNGVKPGCLVAVNMERSMELIVSVLAILKCGAAYVPFEPYLPDERLNKILSGLSVQHIITDKNNVYRLQRLGLEKSTYFIVVDDEFELDGKMIGKNQIDAEPISHVGVQVDSMSNAYIIFTSGSTGTPKGVVVKHRPVINLIEWVNKSFQIGTNDKALFVTSIGFDLSVYDIFGILAAGGTIRLAKSDDLREPKRLLEILVNERITLWNSAPQALQQLVPFFEQIICKGNILKHVFLSGDWIPLTLPAEIKTYFKEAQVISLGGATEATVWSNYYPISRIEKEWVSIPYGKPIQNAKYYVLDKNLRPCPIGVKGDLYIGGSCLASEYINDEALTQSKFIPNPFVPGEYMYRTGDLSRWFVDGNLEFLGRSDFQVKIRGYRIELGEIESCLLQQDGIKETIVIDIEQNGTKCLCAYYTANETIETGKLKLLLSKQLPDYMIPAYFMKLEKIPMTSNGKVDRKKLPKPKAETDISVCYETPTNEVEKQIFEIWKAVLECSNFGINDNFFMIGGHSLRATVVIGRIHQLLNVDIPLREFFDTPTIKGLANYTIDKRKNGENVYEVIPQLSEAPYYEVGPAQSYLLNYHSEERVTVFNEARVMEVEGKLNYIQVEKAFKQLIERQESLRSRFIKIDGRYVQEVVDAEELDFKVRIVEETDPVKVRYLIDHFVRPFKLNQAPLFEVKIIRISDDKNILMFNVDHTIFDAVSLFVFVKEFCKLYEGEYLQPLKIQYKDFAAWKIKRVKGPIIQKQEAYWSEIYATPSPDLDIPADGERTQGMLYTGDDIFFKLDDRLCSKLKEIAVQKGVSLYMIIMSNIKLLLYKYTGKTDISVGSAVAGRVNVELDNIIGAFINMVGIRTYFKEDMSFVDLLEDVKEKTLGAFENSEYPIFSLIKKLGGKKPYTVLLLWENAETVNFSIEGLKFKELPLDYEATTYEMMFSIKEIDDSLDIRLSYAKNLFDRKRIEDIRDYFINCIKDTSENLDMLLGNFQLRK; from the coding sequence ATGATGAGCATAGAGCAATTTATAAGTTCACTTTCAGCTAAAAATATCCGCATTTGGATAGATGGAGAAAAATTAAGATGTGATGCTCCTAAGGCTGAATTAACTCCTCAGTTACGTAGCGAATTAGTAGAGCGTAAAGGTGAAATTATACATTTTTTAAAAGGGTTACATCAAGGTGAAGAGCGAGTAGTGACTAAGGTTAACCGTAGTCAAGATTTAGAACTTTCTTTTGCACAAGAACGCCTATGGTTTTTGGATCAGTTAGTACCAGGAAATGTGGCTTATAACAATTCAGTGGCTTGGTGTTTAAATGGTGAAATAGATTCAATAGCTTTAAAGAAAAGTTTACAAAGTCTAGTAGATCGTCATGAGACACTCAGAACTACTTTTGAACTTAAAGAAAATAGACCTATACAGAAAATTCATACTAATGTGACACTGAGCTTTAAAGAGGTAGACCTAAGTAAAGAAAATAGAATGCGTCAAGAAGAATTAGTGAATAGTATGGTAATTAATGAAGCAAGAACACCTATGAATTTAAAAAATGGTCCTTTATTTAGAGGAATGCTTATTAAATTACAGCCTTATGAACATATTTTAATGTTAAATCCACATCATATTATTTCAGATGGATGGTCATGGTCAGTACTCTTTAAAGAATTAGAAGAGATGTATTTAAGCGAAGTAGAAGGTAAAACTGCAGCATTAGAGCCACTTGAGATCCAATATGCAGATTTTGCTATGTGGCAAAAAGAATACTTGAAAGGTGATGTTTTGGAGCAGCACTTATCTTATTGGAAAGATAAGTTATTTGGAGCACCTGCTTTATTAGGTTTACCTTGTGATTTTCCTAGGCCTAAGTTGCAAACATATAATGGCAAGAGAAAGTATATTCAAATACCTAAAGCATATACGCAACAATTAAAAGAGATAAGCATTGAAAAAAATGTTTCTTTATATATGATTTTATTAACCTTTGCAAACTTATTATTTTATGCTTATACAGGGAGTGAGGATCTTTGTATTGGCACACCTGTAGCAAGTCGTAATCAAAAAGAATGTGAATCTATATTTGGTTTCTTTGTAAATACATTAGTATTACGTAATCAAATTCACCAAGATATGACATTTGATGAACTACTTATTGAAGTAAGAGAAACTTGCTTGGAGGCATTTGAACATCAAGAAATTCCCTTTGAAAAGCTAGTAGAAGAATTGAATGTAGATCGTAATACAAGCTATTCACCTGTAGTACAAACGATGTTTGTCTTACAAGATGTAAAGGAAGCTGATTTTAAAATCAAGGGCATTGAAGTGGAACCTTATGTTTTTGATAGAAAGACAAGTCGCTTTGAATTAGAAATTTATTTATGGGAATCTGGAGAACAGTTAGAAGGTTACTTTGAATATAATACTGATTTATTTAAAGAAACTACCATTGAAAGAATGATGGCTAATTTTCTATATATTATAGATATGATTCCAAACCATAGAAATGAACCAATTGGACAGCTAATGTTTATCTCAGAAAGAGAATATAAAGATGTAGTATACGATTTTAATGAAACAGCATGTAGTTATGATGAAAATGAAACGATGCATGGACTCTTTAGTAGACAAGCAGTCAGATGTCCAGAACAGATTGCTATTATTTCTGATCAAGAACAGATGACTTATGAAGCGCTTGAGCAAAGGTCAAATCAATTAGCACAGCTACTTATAAAAAATGGTGTGAAACCAGGTTGCCTAGTAGCAGTTAATATGGAACGTTCTATGGAGTTGATTGTAAGTGTTTTGGCTATTTTAAAGTGTGGAGCAGCATATGTCCCTTTTGAGCCTTATTTACCAGATGAAAGATTGAACAAGATTTTATCTGGTTTAAGTGTACAGCATATAATTACGGATAAAAATAATGTATATAGATTACAACGCTTAGGTTTAGAAAAGAGTACATACTTTATCGTCGTAGATGACGAATTTGAACTAGATGGAAAAATGATTGGTAAGAACCAAATAGATGCAGAACCTATAAGCCATGTAGGAGTACAAGTTGACTCAATGTCAAATGCGTATATTATTTTTACATCAGGATCAACAGGAACACCTAAAGGTGTTGTAGTCAAACATCGTCCAGTTATTAACTTAATTGAATGGGTCAATAAATCCTTTCAGATAGGGACAAATGATAAGGCGTTATTTGTTACTTCCATTGGATTTGACTTATCTGTATATGATATATTTGGTATTTTAGCAGCAGGAGGCACTATACGATTAGCAAAAAGTGATGATTTAAGAGAACCAAAACGTTTGTTGGAAATCTTGGTTAATGAAAGAATTACACTTTGGAACTCTGCGCCACAGGCTTTACAGCAACTAGTACCATTCTTTGAACAGATTATTTGTAAAGGTAATATATTAAAACATGTCTTTTTAAGTGGCGACTGGATTCCATTAACATTGCCTGCAGAGATTAAAACTTATTTTAAAGAGGCACAAGTTATTTCATTAGGAGGAGCAACAGAAGCAACGGTTTGGTCTAACTATTATCCTATTAGTAGAATTGAAAAAGAATGGGTAAGCATTCCTTATGGTAAACCTATACAAAATGCCAAGTATTATGTATTAGATAAAAACTTGAGACCATGTCCAATCGGTGTAAAAGGTGACTTATATATAGGAGGTAGTTGTTTGGCTTCAGAATATATTAATGATGAGGCATTAACACAAAGTAAGTTTATTCCTAATCCATTCGTACCCGGTGAATATATGTATCGTACAGGAGATCTATCTAGATGGTTTGTTGATGGTAACTTAGAGTTTTTAGGTCGTAGTGATTTCCAAGTTAAGATTAGGGGTTATCGTATAGAATTGGGTGAAATAGAAAGTTGTTTATTACAACAAGATGGAATAAAAGAAACAATTGTCATTGATATTGAGCAAAATGGAACAAAGTGCTTATGTGCTTATTATACAGCTAATGAAACTATTGAAACAGGTAAACTAAAGTTGTTACTTAGCAAACAGTTACCAGACTATATGATTCCAGCTTATTTTATGAAACTTGAAAAGATTCCAATGACTTCAAATGGAAAGGTAGACAGAAAGAAACTACCTAAACCAAAAGCTGAAACTGATATAAGTGTATGTTATGAAACGCCTACTAATGAAGTAGAAAAGCAAATCTTTGAGATTTGGAAGGCGGTATTAGAATGCAGTAATTTTGGGATTAATGATAACTTCTTCATGATAGGTGGGCATTCTTTAAGAGCAACTGTAGTAATTGGTAGAATTCATCAACTTTTAAATGTAGATATCCCATTAAGAGAGTTTTTTGATACACCGACTATTAAAGGATTAGCTAACTATACGATTGACAAGAGAAAAAACGGTGAAAATGTTTATGAAGTGATCCCACAATTATCAGAGGCACCATATTATGAAGTGGGACCAGCTCAGAGTTACCTTTTGAATTACCATAGTGAAGAAAGAGTTACTGTTTTTAATGAAGCAAGAGTAATGGAAGTGGAAGGAAAACTTAATTATATTCAAGTGGAAAAGGCATTCAAGCAGCTTATAGAACGTCAAGAGTCACTTAGGTCTAGATTTATCAAGATTGATGGGCGTTATGTTCAGGAGGTTGTCGATGCTGAAGAGTTAGACTTTAAAGTAAGAATTGTGGAAGAGACAGATCCAGTTAAAGTACGCTATTTAATCGATCACTTTGTAAGACCGTTTAAACTTAATCAAGCACCACTTTTTGAAGTTAAAATTATTAGAATATCAGATGATAAGAATATTTTAATGTTTAATGTAGATCACACAATATTTGACGCTGTTTCACTTTTCGTATTTGTTAAAGAGTTCTGTAAATTATATGAAGGTGAGTATCTTCAACCACTTAAAATTCAATATAAGGATTTTGCAGCATGGAAAATAAAACGCGTAAAAGGTCCCATTATTCAAAAGCAAGAGGCATATTGGAGTGAAATATATGCAACACCAAGTCCAGATTTAGATATACCAGCGGATGGAGAACGTACGCAAGGTATGCTCTACACAGGAGATGATATTTTCTTTAAGTTAGATGATAGATTGTGTAGTAAGCTAAAGGAAATTGCTGTACAAAAGGGCGTAAGTTTATACATGATTATTATGTCTAACATTAAATTATTGTTATATAAATATACAGGAAAGACCGATATATCTGTGGGGAGTGCTGTAGCGGGAAGAGTAAATGTTGAACTGGATAATATTATTGGTGCATTTATTAACATGGTCGGAATTCGTACATACTTTAAAGAAGATATGAGCTTTGTAGACCTTCTTGAGGATGTTAAAGAGAAGACACTAGGGGCTTTTGAAAATTCAGAGTATCCAATTTTTTCTCTTATCAAAAAATTAGGTGGTAAAAAACCTTATACAGTGTTATTACTATGGGAAAATGCAGAAACAGTCAACTTCAGCATTGAAGGTCTTAAATTTAAGGAATTACCTTTAGACTATGAAGCTACTACTTATGAGATGATGTTTTCTATAAAAGAAATTGATGATAGTTTAGATATTCGGTTAAGTTATGCAAAGAATTTGTTTGATAGAAAAAGAATAGAAGATATAAGAGATTATTTCATAAACTGCATAAAGGATACTAGTGAAAACTTAGATATGCTATTAGGAAATTTTCAACTTAGAAAATAG
- a CDS encoding phosphopantetheine-binding protein: MLNDDKKCEVTESCQLSTTEQELIKIWGEDQIFDSDAIQVNDNFFELGGNSIIAIKIIVRIKTYFGIALSPKILFEAPTVAELATVVDRLIGPSDNLNKDEVREEFEI; the protein is encoded by the coding sequence ATGTTAAATGATGATAAAAAGTGTGAAGTAACGGAAAGTTGTCAGTTAAGTACAACAGAACAAGAGTTAATTAAAATATGGGGTGAAGATCAAATCTTTGATAGTGATGCTATTCAAGTAAATGATAACTTCTTTGAACTAGGAGGCAACTCTATTATTGCGATTAAGATTATAGTTCGTATAAAAACATATTTTGGGATTGCTCTTTCACCTAAAATATTGTTTGAAGCACCTACTGTAGCTGAATTAGCTACAGTAGTAGATCGTTTGATAGGACCTAGCGATAATCTTAATAAAGATGAAGTTAGGGAGGAGTTTGAAATATGA
- a CDS encoding non-ribosomal peptide synthetase — translation MIQDLSNDAYELIRTFNSTEVPVANERLVYEYFEENAKKYPDKVALFFKGESLSYKEVNEAANQLANKLVADGVKPDDIVGIMLERSFEMIISILAILKAGAAYLPIDPRHPKDRIEYYIQNSKVQIVLTSEQYIQDEKIQEVKYILWEKANEWVGNSKDNLVRRAQTNNLAYIIYTSGSTGMPKGVMIEHGGLINRLTWMINNFAFDEEAVFLQKTTYAFDVSVWELLCWGMVGAKLAIMEPNKEKNPRSIVKMIEQYKVTVLHFVPSVLELFISYTEYKFDLDRIKTLKYVVVSGEELTLVTAKRFNALYKPHHEIALWNLYGPTEATIDVTSFNCDELDDSFERVPIGKPVWNTKLYVLDENMNILPVGKKGELFIGGIQVARGYYNNEKLTAELFMTNPLNPDEMIYKTGDLVMWNEHGFIDYYGRIDSQIKIRGLRIELGEIESHITQYQGITKSVVIVDERNLVNKYLVAFYTGEQEIDERQLSEFLAKSIPEYMMPTKFIYINQFDTTLNGKLDRKSLVKLYETKYLV, via the coding sequence ATGATTCAAGACTTATCAAATGATGCATATGAGCTCATTCGAACATTTAATAGTACAGAAGTGCCAGTAGCAAATGAAAGATTGGTATATGAGTACTTTGAAGAAAATGCAAAAAAATATCCAGATAAAGTAGCATTATTTTTCAAAGGAGAATCTTTATCTTATAAGGAGGTAAATGAAGCAGCTAATCAACTAGCTAATAAATTAGTAGCAGATGGCGTTAAACCAGATGATATTGTTGGTATTATGTTAGAACGCTCTTTTGAGATGATCATTAGTATATTAGCTATTTTAAAGGCAGGAGCTGCCTATTTACCAATTGATCCCCGACATCCTAAAGACAGAATAGAATATTACATACAAAATAGTAAGGTGCAAATAGTACTTACTTCTGAGCAGTATATCCAAGATGAAAAAATACAAGAAGTAAAATATATTTTATGGGAAAAAGCTAATGAATGGGTAGGAAATAGCAAGGATAATCTAGTAAGACGTGCACAAACTAACAATTTAGCTTATATTATTTATACATCTGGTTCTACGGGCATGCCAAAAGGGGTTATGATTGAACATGGTGGACTAATAAATCGTTTAACTTGGATGATTAACAATTTTGCATTTGATGAGGAAGCTGTTTTTCTTCAAAAGACTACTTATGCCTTCGATGTATCTGTATGGGAACTTTTGTGTTGGGGAATGGTTGGTGCTAAGTTAGCTATTATGGAGCCAAATAAAGAGAAGAATCCAAGGTCAATTGTAAAGATGATTGAGCAATACAAGGTTACAGTATTGCATTTTGTCCCATCAGTATTGGAGTTGTTTATAAGTTATACAGAGTATAAATTTGATTTAGACCGTATCAAAACACTAAAATATGTAGTAGTTAGTGGAGAAGAGTTAACACTAGTTACAGCTAAAAGGTTTAATGCACTTTATAAACCACACCATGAGATTGCTTTGTGGAATTTATATGGACCAACGGAAGCAACTATTGATGTAACTAGCTTTAATTGCGATGAACTAGATGATAGTTTTGAACGTGTACCTATTGGTAAACCTGTATGGAATACTAAACTCTATGTACTCGACGAAAATATGAATATATTACCAGTAGGGAAAAAAGGTGAATTATTTATTGGTGGTATCCAAGTGGCAAGAGGGTACTACAATAATGAAAAACTAACGGCAGAACTTTTCATGACTAATCCTCTTAACCCCGATGAGATGATTTACAAAACAGGTGATTTAGTGATGTGGAATGAACATGGCTTCATCGATTACTATGGAAGAATAGATTCTCAAATTAAGATTAGGGGACTACGTATTGAATTAGGTGAAATAGAATCTCACATTACGCAATACCAAGGTATTACAAAAAGTGTTGTAATTGTAGATGAACGTAATTTAGTTAATAAGTATTTAGTTGCCTTTTATACTGGAGAACAAGAAATAGATGAAAGACAACTTAGTGAGTTTTTAGCTAAGAGCATTCCAGAATACATGATGCCTACTAAATTTATCTATATTAATCAGTTTGATACGACCTTAAATGGAAAGCTAGATAGAAAGTCACTTGTAAAACTATATGAAACTAAATATCTTGTATAA
- a CDS encoding 3-hydroxyacyl-CoA dehydrogenase family protein codes for MQIEKIGVVGAGNIGSSLAHSLMLYNKKIVLVDVSEEVLERSKKNIKQSLRFAHMYLKRKEKFDANLIDNITFTTDMNALRECDFIVENVTENWEIKEKVYRQLDQICRKDVCFGVNTSCISITKVGAITTRPERVIGMHFMNPVYLKPCVEVIKGYHTSESTIAEIEAFLESVGKYAVIVNDFPGFVSNRISHLFMNEAVLAIQDSVAQPKEVDTIFKDCFNHKMGPLETADLIGLDTVYNSLIVLYESYHDSKYRPAPLLAKMVDAGLLGVKTGKGFYTYTD; via the coding sequence ATGCAAATAGAAAAGATAGGCGTTGTGGGAGCAGGTAATATAGGTTCTAGTCTTGCGCATAGTTTAATGCTTTATAATAAAAAAATCGTATTGGTAGACGTTTCAGAAGAGGTATTAGAAAGATCAAAAAAAAACATCAAGCAATCGTTAAGATTTGCTCATATGTATCTTAAAAGAAAAGAAAAGTTTGATGCTAATTTAATCGATAATATTACCTTTACAACAGATATGAATGCATTAAGAGAGTGTGATTTTATAGTAGAAAATGTGACAGAAAATTGGGAAATTAAAGAGAAAGTATATAGACAATTGGATCAAATCTGTAGAAAAGATGTGTGCTTTGGTGTAAATACCTCTTGTATTTCTATTACAAAAGTAGGTGCTATTACAACAAGACCAGAGCGGGTAATTGGCATGCACTTTATGAATCCAGTTTATTTAAAGCCATGTGTAGAGGTAATTAAAGGTTATCATACATCTGAATCTACTATTGCAGAAATTGAAGCCTTTTTAGAGAGTGTAGGAAAATATGCAGTAATTGTAAATGATTTTCCAGGGTTTGTATCAAATAGAATCTCTCATTTGTTTATGAACGAAGCAGTATTAGCTATTCAAGATAGTGTTGCACAACCTAAGGAAGTGGATACTATTTTTAAAGATTGTTTTAATCATAAAATGGGACCATTAGAAACAGCTGATTTAATAGGTTTAGATACAGTATATAATTCGCTAATTGTACTATATGAAAGCTATCATGACAGTAAATACCGTCCAGCGCCATTATTAGCTAAAATGGTTGATGCAGGTTTATTAGGCGTAAAAACAGGAAAAGGTTTTTATACATATACTGATTAG
- a CDS encoding acyl carrier protein, which translates to MEEIMEKLLAYVTKSTNSKEIYSTDNIFEKGLVHSLFAMQLILYIEKEFDIELEDEELDFDKIKSVKDITELVYSKM; encoded by the coding sequence ATGGAAGAAATTATGGAGAAATTATTAGCTTATGTAACAAAGTCAACAAACTCAAAGGAAATTTATAGTACAGATAATATTTTTGAAAAAGGCCTTGTGCATTCATTATTTGCAATGCAACTTATTTTATATATTGAAAAAGAATTTGATATTGAGCTTGAGGATGAAGAACTTGATTTTGATAAAATTAAATCAGTTAAAGATATTACTGAACTTGTTTATTCGAAAATGTAA
- a CDS encoding electron transfer flavoprotein subunit alpha/FixB family protein has translation MDIKEQLGQIVVIGDLHGDIEFDQQVTSIAASIGGHWNKQVLFIQLSDMSDGALGSYFDYGVDKIIKIDHEQLNMRQINDIILEEIKVLSPVLILTGSSKQNCEMATNIATALEIGLVAECIAIKMDQGDRKLRFSRAAISSSVIADIICDGCDIQMSTVKKDCFIAQCMPCDHQEKSIIHKVVKNHNANEVKYKLIDKVSIETVNERSKLDSKVIIGVGRGAIKFMPRIKKLADVLQAEIGVTRPLVDEGLALHSQQIGQSGKSIKPNLYIALGVSGASQHVVGMLNANKVIAVNTDEEAPIKKYCDYFINLNAEEFINNILKECEK, from the coding sequence TTGGATATAAAAGAACAATTGGGACAAATTGTAGTTATTGGTGATTTACATGGAGATATCGAATTTGATCAGCAAGTAACAAGTATTGCCGCATCAATAGGTGGGCATTGGAATAAACAAGTGCTTTTTATTCAATTAAGTGATATGAGTGATGGAGCTTTAGGATCTTACTTTGATTATGGTGTTGATAAAATTATAAAAATAGATCATGAGCAACTTAATATGAGACAAATCAATGACATTATATTAGAAGAAATTAAAGTATTATCACCTGTACTTATTTTAACAGGTAGTAGCAAACAAAATTGTGAGATGGCAACTAATATAGCTACTGCCTTAGAAATTGGTTTGGTTGCAGAGTGCATTGCGATTAAGATGGATCAAGGTGATAGAAAACTAAGGTTTTCTAGAGCAGCAATTAGTTCATCAGTTATTGCAGATATTATTTGTGATGGATGCGATATACAGATGAGTACAGTAAAAAAAGATTGTTTTATTGCACAATGCATGCCATGTGATCATCAAGAAAAGTCAATTATACATAAGGTTGTCAAAAATCATAATGCTAATGAGGTAAAATATAAGCTTATTGACAAAGTATCTATAGAAACTGTAAACGAAAGATCTAAGTTAGATAGCAAAGTTATTATTGGTGTAGGACGTGGTGCTATTAAGTTTATGCCTCGCATTAAAAAACTTGCAGATGTACTACAGGCAGAGATTGGTGTTACAAGACCTTTAGTTGATGAAGGACTAGCACTTCATAGTCAGCAAATTGGACAATCAGGTAAGTCTATTAAACCTAATTTATATATTGCATTAGGTGTTTCAGGTGCGTCTCAACATGTTGTAGGGATGTTAAATGCAAATAAGGTTATTGCAGTTAATACTGATGAAGAAGCACCTATTAAAAAATATTGTGACTACTTTATTAATTTAAATGCAGAAGAATTTATCAATAATATTTTAAAAGAATGTGAAAAATAG
- a CDS encoding electron transfer flavoprotein subunit beta/FixA family protein gives MKIVVCIKSVRATLVLQPSKKYAINPYDICALEEAVKLKKSKQAEVICLLMGVVDQRIAAELKKFGADRIIFVSDKKFAGADTLATTYTLSKAINKIGQVDLILCGDHAIDGETGHVGAGLAKRLGFDFLSNVDYLEVEEERLRCICRDKTYRYTYEIESGIILSVVNCMVKEVTLSIMQLKRINSVAYEVWDANELDVDGERCGLLGSCTKVAGVEEMDKRNARNATVLNMENQEDIKQLLQVLRRR, from the coding sequence TTGAAAATAGTTGTTTGTATAAAGAGTGTAAGAGCAACACTTGTTTTGCAACCTAGCAAAAAGTATGCAATTAATCCTTATGATATTTGTGCTTTAGAGGAAGCTGTAAAGCTTAAGAAGAGTAAACAGGCAGAAGTGATTTGTTTACTCATGGGTGTGGTAGATCAAAGAATAGCTGCCGAACTTAAGAAATTTGGTGCTGATCGTATTATTTTTGTTTCAGATAAGAAGTTTGCAGGCGCAGATACATTAGCTACAACCTATACTTTAAGTAAGGCGATTAATAAAATAGGTCAAGTGGATTTAATTCTTTGTGGTGATCATGCAATAGATGGTGAAACAGGACATGTAGGGGCTGGACTTGCTAAGCGATTAGGTTTTGATTTCTTGAGTAATGTAGATTACTTGGAAGTAGAAGAAGAACGCTTAAGATGCATTTGTAGGGATAAAACATACCGTTATACTTATGAAATTGAAAGCGGGATAATACTTTCTGTAGTAAATTGTATGGTTAAAGAAGTAACACTTTCTATTATGCAACTAAAACGTATAAATTCAGTAGCTTATGAGGTCTGGGATGCAAATGAGCTAGACGTAGATGGGGAAAGATGCGGCCTTCTAGGGTCATGCACTAAAGTTGCAGGTGTAGAAGAAATGGATAAGCGTAATGCTAGAAATGCTACCGTACTTAATATGGAAAATCAAGAAGACATAAAGCAGTTGCTACAGGTATTAAGGAGGAGGTAG